The proteins below come from a single Oxobacter pfennigii genomic window:
- a CDS encoding rubredoxin-like domain-containing protein, whose amino-acid sequence MKKWKCGVCGYVHTGAAAPDKCPVCGVPGSKFAEITGEEGKSLKDYVNAQIEGETWEVTHYLAAALLADKLGYANVAETFRTIAMEEAYHGANYLYRSGEIGKTKEDLKEFVAKMIEAEKGAHKMKTEGFSLALSEGQDELAAFFKISAEDEARHASMWSWAYKELEK is encoded by the coding sequence ATGAAAAAGTGGAAATGCGGAGTTTGTGGTTATGTTCATACAGGAGCAGCTGCCCCTGATAAATGTCCGGTATGCGGAGTACCCGGATCAAAATTTGCTGAAATTACAGGTGAAGAGGGTAAATCCTTAAAAGACTATGTAAACGCCCAGATTGAAGGTGAAACCTGGGAAGTAACACATTACTTAGCAGCAGCCCTTTTGGCCGATAAATTGGGATATGCAAATGTAGCAGAAACTTTCAGGACCATAGCAATGGAAGAAGCATACCATGGAGCAAATTACCTTTACAGAAGCGGTGAAATCGGAAAGACCAAGGAAGATCTTAAGGAATTCGTGGCCAAAATGATTGAAGCGGAAAAAGGTGCTCATAAGATGAAGACAGAAGGGTTCTCCCTTGCGTTGTCAGAAGGGCAGGACGAATTGGCAGCATTCTTCAAAATCTCAGCAGAAGATGAAGCAAGACATGCAAGCATGTGGTCCTGGGCATATAAAGAACTGGAAAAATAA
- a CDS encoding DUF6648 family protein, which translates to MDYRLSENLYDRLAKKKNALIQKFSKGDLSKREFLIENFELIQNMNIKPFTRIDCFEKGYYNYQYYNTLAKYYRMEADYEKNNMKHPEIYKEYIDKSNFFYGKKDKTVLKVLELVDFKKVDAYYIKVNSTYLKNRLIEIVMRDYDNVIFHTRSPYIAERLISEGILYDEVRRSVIDSYINQTY; encoded by the coding sequence TTGGATTACAGACTAAGTGAAAACCTTTATGACAGGCTGGCCAAAAAGAAAAATGCTCTTATACAGAAGTTCTCCAAAGGAGATCTTTCAAAAAGGGAATTTCTCATAGAAAACTTTGAGCTTATTCAAAACATGAATATAAAACCTTTTACCAGAATAGACTGCTTTGAAAAAGGCTATTACAATTACCAGTATTATAATACCCTTGCCAAATACTACAGAATGGAAGCTGATTATGAGAAAAACAATATGAAGCATCCTGAAATATACAAGGAGTATATCGATAAGTCCAACTTTTTTTACGGCAAAAAGGATAAAACAGTCCTTAAGGTGCTGGAATTAGTAGACTTTAAAAAGGTAGATGCTTATTATATCAAGGTTAATTCCACTTATCTCAAAAACCGTCTCATTGAAATAGTCATGAGGGATTATGATAATGTCATTTTCCACACCCGTTCCCCCTATATTGCCGAAAGATTGATTTCCGAAGGCATTTTGTACGACGAAGTAAGAAGGTCCGTAATTGATTCTTATATTAATCAAACGTATTAA
- a CDS encoding MGDG synthase family glycosyltransferase, with amino-acid sequence MPKVLILSASTGGGHNSAANAIKEELVALGCEVSVVDAIESASPILNKIVSEGYEKSAKYVPVTYKAFYKISSGKSRKEDLDVLVRRIIGRKILHLVNDFKPDAIIGTHPFPMMALTRYKEQGTINVPVVSIITDYTAHTCYIQNSVDAYIVGDVDVSYILKNSGIAPEKIHPFGIPINSSFLNTERVNTVKKNLDLDDKFTVLVMGGSFGAGSIKESLMELLSSRYDFQIIVVTGRDVKLKAKLDELVEIMRPKKTVRILGFTKDVPELMTISNVLITKPGGLTTTEAIIKGIPMVIPYYIPGQEAENVDFLLNNGLALKTFKNYPLVTIIEILMDNPERLNEIKERMLKRSKADSSLKTAKLTLDLIESFSNKGQVSDL; translated from the coding sequence ATGCCAAAGGTTCTTATACTTTCCGCGTCAACAGGCGGGGGACACAATTCCGCGGCAAACGCCATAAAGGAAGAGCTTGTTGCCTTAGGATGCGAGGTTTCTGTCGTTGACGCCATTGAGTCTGCAAGCCCCATACTTAATAAAATAGTCTCGGAAGGCTATGAAAAATCCGCAAAATACGTTCCTGTTACCTATAAAGCATTTTATAAAATATCATCGGGTAAATCCAGAAAGGAAGACCTGGATGTTTTGGTAAGGAGGATTATAGGGCGAAAAATCCTGCATCTTGTCAATGATTTTAAACCCGATGCCATCATAGGCACCCATCCTTTTCCCATGATGGCTCTAACCAGGTATAAAGAACAAGGTACAATAAATGTGCCTGTGGTATCCATAATTACCGATTACACCGCCCACACCTGCTATATCCAGAACAGCGTGGACGCTTATATAGTAGGTGATGTGGATGTATCATATATACTTAAAAATTCCGGGATTGCTCCTGAAAAAATCCATCCCTTCGGTATCCCCATAAACAGCAGCTTTTTAAATACCGAAAGGGTAAATACCGTAAAGAAAAACCTGGACCTCGACGATAAATTTACCGTCCTTGTAATGGGCGGAAGCTTCGGTGCGGGCAGTATAAAAGAGTCCCTCATGGAGCTTTTAAGCAGCCGCTATGATTTTCAGATAATAGTGGTAACGGGAAGGGATGTAAAGCTTAAGGCAAAATTAGATGAGCTGGTTGAAATTATGCGCCCTAAAAAGACTGTAAGAATATTGGGCTTCACCAAGGATGTACCCGAACTTATGACAATATCAAATGTGCTGATTACCAAGCCGGGCGGTTTAACCACTACCGAAGCCATTATAAAGGGGATACCCATGGTCATTCCATATTATATACCCGGGCAGGAAGCCGAAAATGTGGACTTTCTGCTAAATAACGGACTGGCACTTAAAACTTTTAAAAACTATCCTTTGGTTACAATTATAGAAATATTGATGGATAATCCCGAGCGTTTAAATGAAATAAAAGAGAGAATGCTTAAAAGAAGCAAGGCGGATTCTTCATTAAAAACGGCAAAGCTCACTTTAGATCTTATCGAAAGTTTCAGTAATAAGGGCCAAGTGTCTGACCTATAA
- a CDS encoding helix-turn-helix domain-containing protein codes for MSRIGESVKQARTKKGMTVKQLAKQCGVSETYITDIESGKKVVSDALLKKLTGILGAGIDEPLYWDESEDRVDTAAPAAAIREKSIPEKKVIAPEWQSAFLNIIKDVPVYDIEMKTVVSFKHLPIIDKKVEGYNPEKLVYIVMGDNSLSGFRIKKGDWLMTLLNQEAPTSGIYYIENEGKKAVRMLKKLDGEKVLLLSNQGELKTQTKHIKEIKILGRCLKAEIDLSNVDKEA; via the coding sequence ATGAGCAGAATCGGTGAAAGCGTAAAGCAGGCTAGGACGAAAAAGGGCATGACGGTAAAACAGCTGGCAAAGCAGTGCGGTGTGTCTGAAACATATATTACTGACATTGAATCCGGGAAAAAGGTAGTCAGCGATGCCTTATTAAAAAAGCTTACCGGTATTTTAGGCGCCGGCATTGATGAACCCCTTTATTGGGATGAAAGCGAGGATAGGGTTGACACAGCTGCGCCCGCGGCGGCTATAAGAGAGAAAAGTATCCCGGAGAAAAAAGTAATAGCCCCGGAATGGCAGTCAGCCTTTTTAAATATTATAAAAGATGTGCCTGTATACGATATAGAAATGAAAACGGTAGTATCCTTTAAGCATCTGCCTATAATAGATAAAAAGGTGGAGGGCTACAATCCCGAAAAGCTTGTATACATAGTTATGGGAGATAACTCTTTATCCGGATTTAGAATAAAAAAAGGCGACTGGCTTATGACCCTTCTAAACCAGGAAGCTCCCACCAGCGGGATTTATTATATTGAAAATGAGGGTAAAAAAGCCGTCAGAATGCTTAAAAAACTGGATGGAGAAAAAGTTCTTTTGTTATCAAACCAGGGAGAATTAAAAACTCAGACAAAGCACATCAAAGAAATTAAAATATTAGGCCGCTGTTTAAAGGCTGAAATAGATTTAAGCAATGTTGATAAAGAAGCTTAA
- a CDS encoding M16 family metallopeptidase, producing the protein MRKMKIDRTVLQNGLRVITIERDSEVFSMGVGIKAGSLYEGRQNNGISHLIEHMLFKGTAKRTVEQLNDDVEKLAGDLDIYTTYIDTVMTVSILKDRAQDCLELVSDMLQNATFPNKELTLEKKVIIEEIKMAKDDAEDVAYLGLYKAAFPDEWHKFNIAGTTNSVKSIKVKDLEEFYKAYYIPRNAVVCIVSSFTHQEIVSLMEKYFGMWQGEKAQLNLRQSPMVKNKNVKGYKKGLGQTHVIYGFDINGLTREEDAALSIINKKLGAGANSILFKELREKKGLAYSIYSDMDYMENIRLFYIYAGISGENLKSTLKIIDEVLEKFKNDDSLIDEKSLKLLKDIFITDVVIAEETPADMIDYLLDGELTYNDPMEYRNMLEKIERVTKEDIKRVVNKIFKDPIVYILNPK; encoded by the coding sequence ATGAGGAAAATGAAAATTGACAGGACAGTATTGCAGAATGGCTTGAGGGTAATAACTATTGAGAGGGACAGCGAAGTATTTTCCATGGGAGTTGGAATAAAGGCAGGGTCGCTGTATGAGGGACGGCAAAATAACGGAATATCACATTTGATTGAACATATGCTTTTTAAGGGTACGGCCAAAAGAACCGTAGAGCAATTAAATGACGATGTGGAAAAACTGGCGGGAGATTTGGATATATATACAACATATATAGATACCGTAATGACGGTCAGCATACTGAAGGACAGGGCACAAGACTGCCTGGAGCTGGTGTCGGATATGCTTCAAAATGCCACCTTTCCAAATAAAGAATTGACGCTTGAAAAAAAGGTTATCATAGAAGAAATAAAAATGGCAAAAGACGATGCCGAGGATGTAGCCTACCTTGGGTTATATAAAGCTGCTTTTCCCGATGAATGGCACAAATTCAATATTGCCGGTACAACAAATAGCGTGAAATCCATAAAAGTGAAGGACTTGGAGGAGTTTTACAAAGCCTACTACATACCCCGGAACGCGGTTGTTTGCATAGTGAGCTCCTTTACACATCAAGAGATAGTATCTTTAATGGAAAAGTACTTTGGTATGTGGCAGGGTGAAAAAGCTCAGCTAAATTTAAGACAAAGCCCCATGGTTAAAAATAAAAATGTTAAAGGCTATAAAAAAGGGCTGGGGCAGACTCATGTAATTTACGGATTTGATATAAATGGCTTAACCCGTGAAGAAGATGCTGCATTGTCCATTATAAACAAAAAGCTGGGTGCAGGGGCAAATTCCATTCTGTTTAAGGAATTGAGAGAGAAAAAAGGCCTGGCCTACAGCATATACAGCGATATGGATTACATGGAAAACATAAGGCTGTTTTATATATATGCCGGAATATCCGGGGAGAACCTTAAAAGTACCTTGAAAATTATCGATGAAGTACTGGAGAAATTTAAAAATGATGACAGCCTTATAGATGAAAAAAGCCTAAAGCTTTTAAAGGATATATTCATAACGGATGTTGTCATAGCAGAAGAAACGCCCGCGGATATGATTGATTATCTTTTAGACGGAGAACTTACATACAACGATCCCATGGAATACCGGAACATGCTTGAAAAAATTGAAAGGGTGACAAAAGAGGATATCAAAAGAGTAGTAAACAAGATATTCAAAGACCCTATAGTATATATTTTAAACCCTAAATAA
- a CDS encoding desulfoferrodoxin, with translation MTKLREVYKCNVCGNMNEMVHAGAGTMVCCGKDMELLNENTVDASLEKHVPVIEKVDGGVLVKVGSIEHPMEEIHHIEWIELHTENYVYRKFLKVGEKPEALFNPTEEPLYAREYCNLHGLWKG, from the coding sequence ATGACCAAACTCAGAGAGGTTTATAAATGTAATGTCTGTGGTAATATGAATGAAATGGTACATGCAGGAGCAGGCACAATGGTTTGCTGTGGAAAAGATATGGAGCTTTTGAATGAAAACACTGTTGATGCCAGCCTGGAAAAGCATGTTCCCGTCATTGAGAAAGTTGATGGCGGAGTATTAGTTAAAGTTGGAAGCATCGAGCATCCCATGGAAGAAATACATCACATTGAATGGATAGAGCTTCATACCGAAAATTATGTTTACAGAAAATTTCTGAAGGTAGGCGAAAAACCCGAAGCTTTGTTCAATCCCACAGAAGAACCCTTATATGCAAGAGAATACTGCAATCTTCACGGTTTGTGGAAAGGTTAA
- a CDS encoding flagellar brake protein gives MKIHNNLRSGQKIEIEVAENGERALYYSKIEEVIDDTTYIITAPVGRRTYSLLSVSDIVRVIYNLKFSIYTFEAEVMGRQKSNESILIKLKRVSEIYKIQRRNYYRLNAMVSVVIRFHPAGEENSEKIIKNFETVDISGGGIKLASNQLFIVNSNVSILINIPGIEREVIEGKVVRCEISEERHGLYQTGIQFTKIPKKVRYIIEQYILNKQREYLRKGIT, from the coding sequence ATGAAGATCCATAATAATTTAAGGAGCGGGCAAAAAATCGAAATTGAAGTGGCTGAGAATGGTGAGAGAGCTTTATATTACAGTAAAATAGAAGAAGTGATAGACGATACGACATATATAATAACTGCTCCTGTTGGCAGAAGGACTTATTCTTTGCTCTCTGTCTCTGACATCGTACGCGTAATATATAATCTGAAGTTTTCGATATACACATTTGAAGCGGAAGTTATGGGAAGGCAAAAATCCAATGAAAGCATTTTAATAAAATTAAAAAGAGTTTCCGAAATATATAAAATTCAGAGGAGAAATTATTACAGGCTGAATGCAATGGTTTCTGTAGTTATAAGATTTCATCCGGCTGGAGAGGAAAACTCCGAAAAAATCATCAAGAATTTTGAAACTGTTGATATAAGCGGCGGAGGGATAAAATTGGCATCCAACCAATTATTTATCGTCAATTCGAATGTCAGTATATTGATAAACATACCTGGCATAGAGCGCGAGGTTATAGAAGGCAAGGTGGTAAGGTGCGAGATTTCTGAAGAAAGACACGGCTTATATCAGACAGGCATACAATTTACTAAAATACCTAAAAAAGTAAGGTATATAATAGAACAATACATATTAAACAAGCAGCGTGAATACTTAAGAAAAGGAATAACTTAA
- a CDS encoding cold shock domain-containing protein — protein MKGTVKWFNNEKGYGFITADDGKDVFAHYSGISGEGYKSLEEGQQVEFDITQGNKGDQAINIRRV, from the coding sequence ATGAAAGGTACAGTAAAATGGTTCAACAATGAAAAAGGCTACGGTTTCATCACCGCAGACGACGGAAAGGATGTTTTTGCACATTATTCCGGTATATCCGGCGAAGGATATAAATCCCTCGAAGAAGGCCAGCAGGTAGAATTCGACATAACCCAGGGAAACAAGGGTGACCAGGCAATCAACATAAGAAGAGTTTGA
- a CDS encoding sensor domain-containing diguanylate cyclase: MEKNKLFYSSGQVKRHMIFAGRLLLLLTVIAALIVSSVQNYLFFHTVVEFFCIVMGSSLFFISMNAHRISENRSFDFLGMAYGFIIIFNVLHTLAYVGIGTFSDDTYNMSVQFRIVSAYFESISFLVFSTLPHKKDNIQKISYGFSVLSVLFIFIIRILRVFPDCYISGVGQTPFKITSEIIVLFMFCLSLYRIIKNKNKFQYKVFTLLTRSVALMIITEILFTSYATPQSPVNAAGHIFKLFAYIFIYRVMVETSLKSPYVLLKRMNSELKSAIAQQKTAENELGIQRAYFQQLFESSPEGIVILDSKDKIMKINKGFEGIFQFSSEEIVGKYLNDVIVPSYLHSEATNYSSEVLDGNVVQHEAVRIRKDGSFVNVHILGYPVVIEDNLEGIFGIYRDITEQKKAEEKIFYLSFHDKLTGLFNRAFFEEELKRLDTDRQLPISLIMGDVNNLKMANDSFSHLEGDRLLVSIANILKECCRNEDIIARWGGDEFVLLLPQTGGDQAQRICQRIVAACRECREGHIQPSIALGMATKTNSEQNIEKILGEAEQMMYKNKLTDHSRNYRISIASPESPITDAMDNAVT, from the coding sequence ATGGAAAAAAACAAGTTATTTTACAGTAGTGGACAAGTAAAACGTCATATGATTTTTGCAGGCAGATTATTATTATTGCTTACGGTTATAGCTGCTTTGATAGTCAGCAGCGTGCAAAATTATCTGTTCTTTCATACCGTAGTTGAATTTTTTTGCATAGTAATGGGTTCCAGCTTGTTTTTCATCTCCATGAATGCTCACAGAATTTCAGAAAACAGAAGTTTTGATTTTCTCGGCATGGCCTATGGATTTATAATTATATTTAACGTGCTTCATACCCTTGCTTATGTGGGAATAGGAACTTTCTCCGATGATACTTATAATATGTCGGTGCAGTTTAGGATTGTTTCTGCTTATTTTGAAAGTATATCTTTTTTAGTCTTCTCCACATTGCCCCATAAAAAAGATAATATACAAAAAATCTCATATGGTTTTTCAGTTCTTTCGGTGCTCTTTATTTTCATCATACGGATTTTAAGAGTGTTTCCCGATTGCTATATAAGCGGTGTTGGACAAACACCCTTTAAAATAACAAGTGAAATCATCGTTTTATTTATGTTCTGTCTGTCACTGTACAGGATTATTAAGAACAAAAATAAATTTCAGTATAAAGTGTTTACATTGTTAACCCGATCCGTTGCATTGATGATTATAACGGAAATTCTTTTTACATCCTATGCAACCCCTCAGAGCCCTGTAAATGCGGCAGGCCACATATTTAAGCTTTTTGCCTACATTTTTATATACAGGGTGATGGTAGAAACCAGCTTGAAATCGCCTTATGTACTTTTAAAAAGGATGAATTCCGAGCTTAAAAGTGCTATTGCTCAACAGAAGACGGCAGAAAATGAATTGGGTATTCAGAGGGCATATTTCCAGCAGCTTTTTGAAAGCTCCCCCGAAGGAATCGTAATTTTAGACAGCAAGGATAAAATTATGAAGATAAACAAAGGCTTTGAAGGCATATTTCAATTTAGCTCGGAAGAAATTGTCGGAAAATACTTAAATGATGTAATAGTACCCTCCTATTTGCATAGTGAGGCTACGAATTATAGTTCAGAGGTATTAGACGGAAATGTGGTTCAGCACGAAGCTGTAAGGATAAGAAAGGACGGCAGCTTTGTAAATGTTCATATACTTGGCTATCCCGTTGTAATCGAAGACAACCTTGAAGGTATTTTCGGCATTTACAGGGATATTACAGAACAGAAGAAGGCAGAGGAAAAGATTTTTTATTTGAGTTTTCACGACAAGCTTACAGGGCTTTTCAATAGAGCATTTTTTGAAGAGGAATTGAAGCGTTTGGACACAGACAGGCAGCTCCCCATAAGTCTTATAATGGGAGATGTAAACAACTTAAAAATGGCTAATGATTCTTTCAGCCACTTAGAGGGTGACAGGCTTCTTGTGAGCATAGCCAATATTTTAAAGGAGTGCTGCCGCAACGAGGATATAATCGCGAGATGGGGCGGAGATGAATTTGTACTTTTACTGCCCCAGACAGGCGGGGATCAGGCTCAAAGGATTTGCCAGCGTATAGTTGCTGCCTGTCGTGAATGTCGTGAAGGACATATACAGCCAAGTATTGCTTTAGGCATGGCCACAAAGACAAACAGCGAACAAAATATAGAAAAAATCTTAGGGGAGGCTGAGCAGATGATGTACAAAAACAAGCTCACAGACCACAGCCGCAATTACCGCATCTCCATTGCATCCCCTGAAAGCCCCATTACCGATGCAATGGATAATGCAGTTACTTAA
- the nifJ gene encoding pyruvate:ferredoxin (flavodoxin) oxidoreductase: MAKKMKTMDGNQAAAHASYAFTEVAAIYPITPSSPMAEGVDEWSAHGMKNIFGQNVKVVEMQSEAGAAGALHGSLQGGALTTTYTASQGLLLMIPNIYKMVGELLPAVLHVSARAVAAHALSIFGDHQDVMACRQTGAALLASSNVQEAMDLGCVAHLSAIKGRLPFIHFFDGFRTSHEYQKIEVIEHEDMAKLADYEAIKEFRERALNPNHPVARGTAQNPDIYFQGREAANRYFEALPDIVEGYMKEIKRLTGREYHPFDYYGAEDAENIIIAMGSVCDTISEVVDYLNSKGEKTGLINVHLYRPFSSQYFFNVLPKSVKKIAVLDRTKEPGSSGEPLYLDVVNMFYNMKEKPLIVGGRYGLGSKDTRPSQILAVFKNLEKPHPKNGFTIGIVDDVTNTSLEEEDIIRTTPEGTISCKFWGLGSDGTVGANKSAIKIIGDNTGLYAQGYFSYDSKKSGGTTISHLRFGSKRIKSPYLVYDADYIACHNKAFIYQYDILKGLKAGGTFVLNCPWPVEELEKKLPAQLKRYIAKNSINFYIIDAIGIAGDIGLGGRINMIMQAAFFKLANVVPLEDAVTYLKDSIEYTYGKKGNKIVEMNKTAVDKGIEALIKVEVPLDWANAEDEKDKERDVPALNSWRSSESEASHFLTRIQRPMERQEGDELPVSAFEGMEDGTFPTGTTAYEKRGIAVMVPEWQIDKCIQCNQCSYVCPHAVIRPYLLDEEEQKEAPQRFKTKKAVGKGLESYGYRIQISPLDCTGCGNCADICPAPGKALVMKEAEEQINMESGNWEYGLTMKEKPGLMDKNTLKGSQFLRPLFEFNGACPGCGETPYIKLLTQLYGDRMMIANATGCSSIYGASAPSVPYSTNSQGKGPAWANSLFEDNAEFGYGMYLGVKQIRERLALLMRKAMESPISTHLKEAFNEWIVNMEDGEGSKTAAEKILEELKRHNYSGNDIIKEILDKKDYLIKRSQWIIGGDGWAYDIGYGGLDHVLASGDDINILVMDTEVYSNTGGQSSKATQTAAVAKFAAAGKKIRKKDLGMMAMSYGYVYVAQIAMGSNMNQTIKAITEAESYRGPSIIIAYSPCVNHGIKSGMGTSMAEEKKAVEAGYWHLYRYNPMLKDEGKNPFILDSKEPAASFKDFLNGEIRYTSLMSTFPDIANEMFDVAEKHAKERYQTYKRLSEMNY; this comes from the coding sequence ATGGCTAAAAAAATGAAGACTATGGATGGAAACCAGGCGGCAGCCCATGCCTCATACGCTTTTACCGAAGTGGCCGCAATATATCCAATAACCCCGTCATCCCCCATGGCTGAAGGCGTTGATGAATGGTCTGCCCATGGAATGAAAAACATTTTCGGACAAAATGTAAAAGTTGTGGAGATGCAGTCGGAAGCAGGAGCGGCAGGAGCGCTGCACGGATCGTTGCAGGGCGGGGCACTGACAACCACGTATACGGCATCCCAGGGACTTTTATTGATGATACCAAACATATATAAGATGGTAGGAGAGCTCCTGCCTGCAGTGCTCCACGTATCGGCAAGGGCGGTGGCGGCTCATGCCCTGTCCATTTTCGGCGATCATCAGGATGTAATGGCCTGCCGTCAGACCGGTGCGGCACTTTTAGCATCATCAAACGTACAGGAAGCTATGGACTTAGGCTGTGTTGCTCATTTATCCGCCATAAAGGGAAGGCTCCCATTTATACATTTCTTTGATGGCTTCAGAACATCTCATGAATATCAAAAAATTGAGGTCATAGAACATGAGGATATGGCAAAGCTAGCCGACTACGAAGCTATAAAAGAGTTCAGGGAAAGGGCATTAAACCCCAACCACCCCGTAGCCCGGGGTACAGCCCAGAACCCGGACATATATTTTCAGGGCAGGGAGGCAGCAAACAGGTATTTTGAAGCGCTGCCTGACATAGTGGAAGGGTACATGAAGGAGATAAAGAGGCTTACGGGCAGGGAATACCACCCCTTTGACTATTACGGAGCCGAGGATGCTGAAAACATAATTATAGCTATGGGCTCTGTATGCGATACAATTTCAGAAGTAGTGGATTACTTAAATTCAAAGGGAGAAAAGACAGGGCTTATAAATGTTCATCTATACCGCCCCTTCTCTTCTCAATACTTTTTTAATGTGCTGCCTAAATCAGTTAAGAAAATAGCAGTGCTGGACAGGACAAAGGAGCCGGGGTCATCCGGAGAACCCTTGTACCTTGACGTAGTTAACATGTTTTATAACATGAAAGAAAAACCCTTAATCGTAGGCGGAAGATACGGCCTGGGCTCTAAAGACACACGGCCTTCCCAGATACTTGCCGTATTTAAGAACCTTGAAAAGCCTCATCCCAAAAATGGATTTACCATAGGAATCGTTGACGATGTCACAAATACATCCCTGGAAGAGGAGGATATAATAAGAACCACCCCTGAAGGCACAATCAGCTGCAAATTCTGGGGCTTGGGCTCTGACGGGACTGTCGGTGCCAATAAATCGGCGATAAAGATAATAGGAGATAACACCGGCCTTTATGCTCAAGGTTATTTTTCCTACGACAGCAAAAAATCCGGCGGCACCACCATATCCCATTTAAGGTTTGGCAGCAAGCGTATAAAATCTCCATACCTGGTTTATGATGCCGACTATATAGCCTGCCACAACAAGGCCTTCATCTATCAGTACGACATTTTAAAGGGCTTGAAAGCGGGCGGCACCTTTGTATTAAACTGCCCCTGGCCTGTTGAAGAATTGGAGAAAAAACTGCCGGCACAGCTGAAGAGGTATATAGCAAAAAACAGCATAAACTTTTATATAATAGACGCCATAGGAATTGCAGGTGATATCGGCTTAGGCGGCAGGATAAACATGATAATGCAGGCAGCATTTTTCAAGCTTGCCAACGTGGTGCCATTGGAGGATGCGGTAACATATCTTAAGGACTCTATAGAATACACCTACGGTAAAAAAGGAAATAAAATTGTTGAAATGAACAAAACTGCCGTGGATAAAGGAATTGAAGCCTTAATAAAGGTTGAAGTTCCTTTAGATTGGGCCAATGCGGAAGATGAGAAAGACAAGGAAAGGGATGTCCCTGCTTTAAATTCGTGGCGCTCCTCTGAAAGCGAAGCGTCCCATTTCCTGACACGCATTCAAAGGCCTATGGAGCGGCAGGAAGGAGATGAACTTCCCGTGTCCGCCTTTGAGGGAATGGAAGACGGCACCTTCCCTACCGGCACAACTGCTTACGAAAAGCGGGGCATAGCAGTCATGGTGCCGGAATGGCAAATTGATAAATGTATACAGTGCAACCAATGCTCCTATGTATGCCCCCATGCCGTAATAAGGCCATATCTTCTGGACGAGGAAGAACAAAAAGAAGCTCCTCAAAGATTTAAAACCAAAAAGGCAGTTGGTAAGGGTCTTGAAAGTTATGGCTACAGAATACAAATAAGCCCCCTGGATTGCACAGGATGCGGCAACTGTGCCGATATATGCCCGGCACCCGGCAAGGCTCTGGTTATGAAAGAAGCAGAAGAACAGATAAATATGGAAAGTGGTAACTGGGAATACGGCCTTACCATGAAGGAAAAGCCTGGCCTGATGGATAAAAACACCCTGAAAGGCAGCCAATTTTTACGTCCCCTGTTTGAATTTAACGGAGCCTGCCCCGGCTGCGGCGAGACACCCTATATAAAGCTTCTAACCCAGCTTTATGGCGACCGGATGATGATAGCAAATGCCACAGGATGTTCATCAATTTACGGTGCCAGTGCCCCTTCGGTGCCCTATTCCACCAACAGCCAAGGAAAGGGTCCGGCCTGGGCCAATTCACTTTTTGAAGATAATGCGGAATTCGGATACGGCATGTACCTTGGAGTAAAGCAGATACGGGAAAGGCTTGCCCTCCTCATGAGAAAGGCAATGGAGTCTCCCATAAGCACTCATCTAAAAGAAGCCTTCAATGAATGGATAGTTAACATGGAGGATGGCGAAGGCTCAAAAACAGCAGCGGAAAAAATACTGGAAGAATTAAAAAGACATAATTACAGCGGCAACGATATAATAAAGGAAATACTGGACAAAAAGGATTACCTTATAAAGAGGTCCCAGTGGATAATAGGCGGAGACGGCTGGGCTTACGATATCGGCTACGGCGGCTTAGACCATGTATTGGCTTCAGGCGATGACATAAACATACTGGTAATGGATACAGAAGTGTATTCAAACACAGGAGGCCAGTCATCAAAAGCCACCCAGACGGCAGCAGTTGCCAAATTTGCCGCAGCGGGAAAGAAAATCCGCAAGAAAGACTTAGGAATGATGGCCATGAGCTACGGCTATGTATATGTAGCCCAGATAGCCATGGGTTCCAACATGAACCAGACCATAAAGGCCATAACCGAAGCTGAGAGCTACAGGGGACCGTCCATTATAATTGCCTATTCGCCCTGCGTAAACCATGGAATAAAATCCGGCATGGGCACCAGCATGGCAGAAGAGAAAAAGGCAGTTGAAGCAGGCTACTGGCATTTATACAGGTATAACCCAATGCTAAAAGATGAAGGAAAGAACCCTTTCATATTGGATTCCAAAGAGCCTGCAGCTTCCTTTAAGGATTTCTTAAACGGAGAAATTCGCTATACGTCCCTTATGAGCACTTTCCCGGATATTGCCAATGAGATGTTCGACGTTGCCGAAAAGCATGCGAAAGAAAGGTACCAGACATATAAGAGATTATCAGAAATGAATTATTAG